In Elaeis guineensis isolate ETL-2024a chromosome 1, EG11, whole genome shotgun sequence, a genomic segment contains:
- the LOC105032562 gene encoding L-type lectin-domain containing receptor kinase IX.1 isoform X1: MATLLLPRMILSSSRTPLPPTLLLVLLFQLVRVMITDALTFSYPSFDAAEGITPFGNAYFLDGGIQLTKNQADSSIINSTGAVVYGDPVLLWDKASGKLADFSTHFSFIIDGINRTISADGIAFFLSSYPYHEASVRDSNGGALGLFLRSGANWTAPKRIVAVEFDTFKNPEYNDSSANHIGIDINRIVSVAHRDLNTSIRDGFKLDASISYNSSTENLTVFLSNSSDPKRNWSLSYGVNLRDCLPEKVAVGFSAATGNETETHKILSWDFSSTDLSRRRQKLALGLRLAIAAAVVLLCGLCSMWFIRKYICKKVNSRGMEEDDEEEEDKAIDVLVSDAMQRASGPRRFPYSVLANATNNFAAEGKLGQGGFGEVYTGVLLDPRLEVAIKKISRDSQQGRKEYISEIIIISQLRHRNLVQLIGYCHKKDDLLLVYEFMPNRSLDYHLYNRHKLLAWPERYKIALGLASALLYLHEECKQCVIHRDVKPSNVMLDSEFNAKLGDFGLARLVDHGCDSPATVLMGTRGYMAPEYSHTGKASKESDVYSFGMVILEIACGRKPIEEREEKSEVNLIEWVWELYGKGMCLAAVDERLNLKFDEQQMQRLMIVGLWCAHPADNLRPSIRQVIHVLNCDAPLPKLPCKMPVPIYYPPIVDLYNLASTSSDIYSLTSTSGG, translated from the exons ATGGCAACGCTTCTCCTTCCAAGGATGATCCTCAGCAGCTCCAGAACTCCTCTTCCACCTACCCTACTCCTGGTCCTCCTCTTTCAGTTGGTGCGCGTCATGATCACCGATGCACTCACCTTCAGCTACCCTAGCTTCGATGCCGCAGAAGGCATAACACCCTTCGGGAACGCCTATTTTCTTGACGGGGGAATCCAACTCACCAAGAACCAAGCCGACTCTTCTATCATAAATAGCACCGGCGCTGTTGTGTATGGTGATCCGGTACTTCTCTGGGACAAAGCTTCAGGTAAACTCGCTGACTTCAGCACACATTTCTCCTTCATTATTGATGGCATAAATCGAACAATAAGTGCCGATGGGATTGCCTTCTTCCTCTCGTCATATCCTTACCATGAAGCGAGCGTGAGGGATTCAAATGGTGGGGCTCTTGGACTATTTCTCCGTTCTGGTGCTAACTGGACGGCGCCCAAGAGGATCGTTGCTGTGGAATTCGATACCTTCAAAAACCCAGAGTATAATGACTCGAGTGCCAATCACATAGGAATCGACATCAACAGGATCGTCTCTGTGGCGCATCGGGACTTGAATACTAGCATCAGAGATGGCTTCAAATTGGATGCATCTATTAGTTACAATTCTAGTACTGAAAATTTGACTGTGTTCCTCAGCAATTCCTCAGATCCTAAGAGGAATTGGAGTCTGTCTTATGGTGTCAACTTAAGGGATTGCCTGCCAGAAAAAGTTGCCGTTGGCTTCTCAGCTGCCACAGGTAATGAAACTGAGACACACAAGATCCTCTCTTGGGATTTCAGCTCCACCGATCTTAGTCGGAGACGCCAGAAGCTTGCCTTGGGCTTGCGTCTTGCTATTGCCGCGGCAGTTGTACTATTATGTGGGTTATGTTCTATGTGGTTTATCAGAAAATATATATGCAAGAAAGTCAATAGTAGAGGGATGGAAGaagatgatgaagaagaagaagataaggcTATTGATGTTTTAGTCAGTGATGCAATGCAGAGAGCCAGTGGACCTAGGAGATTTCCTTATAGCGTACTTGCAAACGCGACCAATAATTTTGCTGCGGAGGGGAAACTTGGACAGGGAGGATTTGGGGAGGTTTACACGGGAGTATTGCTTGACCCAAGGCTTGAAGTGGCTATTAAAAAGATCTCGAGAGATTCTCAGCAAGGGAGGAAGGAGTATATATCAGAAATCATAATTATCAGCCAATTAAGGCACCGGAATCTTGTCCAGCTTATTGGTTATTGTCACAAGAAGGATGACTTGTTGCTTGTTTATGAGTTTATGCCCAACAGAAGTCTTGATTACCATTTATACAACAGACATAAATTGCTTGCGTGGCCGGAGAGGTACAAGATTGCTTTGGGGCTTGCCTCTGCATTGCTCTACCTTCATGAAGAGTGTAAGCAATGTGTCATCCACCGAGATGTGAAGCCGAGTAATGTGATGTTGGATTCAGAGTTCAATGCTAAGCTTGGTGACTTTGGATTAGCAAGGCTCGTCGATCATGGATGCGACTCACCAGCGACTGTTTTGATGGGGACCAGGGGATACATGGCACCTGAATATTCTCATACCG gaaAAGCGAGCAAAGAATCGGATGTCTACAGTTTTGGCATGGTTATATTGGAAATAGCATGTGGTAGAAAGCCAattgaagaaagagaagagaagagtgaAGTGAATTTGATAGAATGGGTATGGGAGCTTTATGGAAAAGGGATGTGTTTGGCTGCAGTAGATGAAAGGTTAAACTTAAAGTTTGATGAGCAACAAATGCAACGTTTAATGATTGTGGGACTATGGTGTGCCCATCCAGCTGACAATCTTAGGCCCTCAATACGACAAGTAATTCATGTTCTCAATTGTGATGCTCCATTACCAAAGTTGCCTTGCAAGATGCCTGTTCCAATATACTATCCTCCAATAGTAGATTTGTACAATCTCGCATCAACTTCATCTGATATCTACTCTCTTACTTCAACATCTGGTGGCTGA
- the LOC105032562 gene encoding L-type lectin-domain containing receptor kinase IX.1 isoform X2 — MATLLLPRMILSSSRTPLPPTLLLVLLFQLVRVMITDALTFSYPSFDAAEGITPFGNAYFLDGGIQLTKNQADSSIINSTGAVVYGDPVLLWDKASASVRDSNGGALGLFLRSGANWTAPKRIVAVEFDTFKNPEYNDSSANHIGIDINRIVSVAHRDLNTSIRDGFKLDASISYNSSTENLTVFLSNSSDPKRNWSLSYGVNLRDCLPEKVAVGFSAATGNETETHKILSWDFSSTDLSRRRQKLALGLRLAIAAAVVLLCGLCSMWFIRKYICKKVNSRGMEEDDEEEEDKAIDVLVSDAMQRASGPRRFPYSVLANATNNFAAEGKLGQGGFGEVYTGVLLDPRLEVAIKKISRDSQQGRKEYISEIIIISQLRHRNLVQLIGYCHKKDDLLLVYEFMPNRSLDYHLYNRHKLLAWPERYKIALGLASALLYLHEECKQCVIHRDVKPSNVMLDSEFNAKLGDFGLARLVDHGCDSPATVLMGTRGYMAPEYSHTGKASKESDVYSFGMVILEIACGRKPIEEREEKSEVNLIEWVWELYGKGMCLAAVDERLNLKFDEQQMQRLMIVGLWCAHPADNLRPSIRQVIHVLNCDAPLPKLPCKMPVPIYYPPIVDLYNLASTSSDIYSLTSTSGG, encoded by the exons ATGGCAACGCTTCTCCTTCCAAGGATGATCCTCAGCAGCTCCAGAACTCCTCTTCCACCTACCCTACTCCTGGTCCTCCTCTTTCAGTTGGTGCGCGTCATGATCACCGATGCACTCACCTTCAGCTACCCTAGCTTCGATGCCGCAGAAGGCATAACACCCTTCGGGAACGCCTATTTTCTTGACGGGGGAATCCAACTCACCAAGAACCAAGCCGACTCTTCTATCATAAATAGCACCGGCGCTGTTGTGTATGGTGATCCGGTACTTCTCTGGGACAAAGCTTCAG CGAGCGTGAGGGATTCAAATGGTGGGGCTCTTGGACTATTTCTCCGTTCTGGTGCTAACTGGACGGCGCCCAAGAGGATCGTTGCTGTGGAATTCGATACCTTCAAAAACCCAGAGTATAATGACTCGAGTGCCAATCACATAGGAATCGACATCAACAGGATCGTCTCTGTGGCGCATCGGGACTTGAATACTAGCATCAGAGATGGCTTCAAATTGGATGCATCTATTAGTTACAATTCTAGTACTGAAAATTTGACTGTGTTCCTCAGCAATTCCTCAGATCCTAAGAGGAATTGGAGTCTGTCTTATGGTGTCAACTTAAGGGATTGCCTGCCAGAAAAAGTTGCCGTTGGCTTCTCAGCTGCCACAGGTAATGAAACTGAGACACACAAGATCCTCTCTTGGGATTTCAGCTCCACCGATCTTAGTCGGAGACGCCAGAAGCTTGCCTTGGGCTTGCGTCTTGCTATTGCCGCGGCAGTTGTACTATTATGTGGGTTATGTTCTATGTGGTTTATCAGAAAATATATATGCAAGAAAGTCAATAGTAGAGGGATGGAAGaagatgatgaagaagaagaagataaggcTATTGATGTTTTAGTCAGTGATGCAATGCAGAGAGCCAGTGGACCTAGGAGATTTCCTTATAGCGTACTTGCAAACGCGACCAATAATTTTGCTGCGGAGGGGAAACTTGGACAGGGAGGATTTGGGGAGGTTTACACGGGAGTATTGCTTGACCCAAGGCTTGAAGTGGCTATTAAAAAGATCTCGAGAGATTCTCAGCAAGGGAGGAAGGAGTATATATCAGAAATCATAATTATCAGCCAATTAAGGCACCGGAATCTTGTCCAGCTTATTGGTTATTGTCACAAGAAGGATGACTTGTTGCTTGTTTATGAGTTTATGCCCAACAGAAGTCTTGATTACCATTTATACAACAGACATAAATTGCTTGCGTGGCCGGAGAGGTACAAGATTGCTTTGGGGCTTGCCTCTGCATTGCTCTACCTTCATGAAGAGTGTAAGCAATGTGTCATCCACCGAGATGTGAAGCCGAGTAATGTGATGTTGGATTCAGAGTTCAATGCTAAGCTTGGTGACTTTGGATTAGCAAGGCTCGTCGATCATGGATGCGACTCACCAGCGACTGTTTTGATGGGGACCAGGGGATACATGGCACCTGAATATTCTCATACCG gaaAAGCGAGCAAAGAATCGGATGTCTACAGTTTTGGCATGGTTATATTGGAAATAGCATGTGGTAGAAAGCCAattgaagaaagagaagagaagagtgaAGTGAATTTGATAGAATGGGTATGGGAGCTTTATGGAAAAGGGATGTGTTTGGCTGCAGTAGATGAAAGGTTAAACTTAAAGTTTGATGAGCAACAAATGCAACGTTTAATGATTGTGGGACTATGGTGTGCCCATCCAGCTGACAATCTTAGGCCCTCAATACGACAAGTAATTCATGTTCTCAATTGTGATGCTCCATTACCAAAGTTGCCTTGCAAGATGCCTGTTCCAATATACTATCCTCCAATAGTAGATTTGTACAATCTCGCATCAACTTCATCTGATATCTACTCTCTTACTTCAACATCTGGTGGCTGA